The following is a genomic window from Micromonospora cathayae.
ACGGTCGCGCCCCCGAGCAGCGGCACCGCCCACCGTTCCTCGGTCACCACGTGGTTGACCAGCGCGCGGACGTCCCACGCCGGGCAGGGCGTCGGGTCCGACCACTGTCGCGGCCCGACCCGACCGACCCGGTCGGTGAACTCCGCCAGGCTGCGTCGGTACGTCTCCAGCAGGTCCATGCCGCCGATTGTCCCGGTCGCCCGCGACGACGGGGGCCGTTCCGGCGACCTCGCGTCCGTGCGGCCCGGGGTGTTCAGTCCAGTTGGGCCGGGTCGAGGCCCAGTTCCCGGGCGGTGACCAGGCGGATCCACTCGCCGAACTGGCGTCGGGTGATCACCCGGTGGTGCACCGCGAGCTGTACCGCGAGGCCGTCCATCACCGCGTGGATCCGCCAGGCCGCCCCGGCCGGGTCGGCGCACTCGAAGGTGCCGTCCTGCACGCCGGCCGAGATCACCTCGGCGAGGTCCTGACGCCAGCGCAGGTCCAGCCGGCGGCAGACCTTCTCCAGCTCGGGGGTGCGCAGTGACTCCGACCAGCCGTCGATCCACAGCGACCACGAGGTGGACCGCCCGGCCGGGGTGTAGAGCCGAAGGATCTTCTTCAGCTTGGTCAGCGGCGGCGCGGCGGACCGGACCACGGTGTCCAGGCGGGCGAGGTCCTGCTCGACGGCGTACGCGAACGCCTGCTCCAGCAGCCGGTCCTTGGTGGCGAAGTGGTAGAAGACCAGCGCCTGGCTGACCCCGGCCGCCTGAGCCACGTCGGCGGTCCGGGTGTTCGCCAGGCCCCGTTCCACGATCACGTCGCACGCCGTGCGCAGCAGGGCATCCAGGCGGATCTCGGCGGCACGTCTCGTCACGCGGCTACCGTAGCCTATCCGACCGCTCACGAGGAGTTACCGCTCCGGGCGGGTGGAGCGGACAGTCAGAACCCGGACAGAACCACCTGC
Proteins encoded in this region:
- a CDS encoding TetR/AcrR family transcriptional regulator, translating into MTRRAAEIRLDALLRTACDVIVERGLANTRTADVAQAAGVSQALVFYHFATKDRLLEQAFAYAVEQDLARLDTVVRSAAPPLTKLKKILRLYTPAGRSTSWSLWIDGWSESLRTPELEKVCRRLDLRWRQDLAEVISAGVQDGTFECADPAGAAWRIHAVMDGLAVQLAVHHRVITRRQFGEWIRLVTARELGLDPAQLD